The following proteins come from a genomic window of Iamia sp. SCSIO 61187:
- a CDS encoding DUF4214 domain-containing protein: MPVSPAGPRPHERAPRARSRRWALGAVVGSLVLALLPAAATPVAAVPAPLDRGAAAPGFGAPGIPVRPASERYVREAYSAILHREAEEGGLQYWGERLDGSTTRATFARQLVLSSESVRGHVATIYEVFGRPATTEERDASVARVRATSVERELVRLLATDEFYEREGGASPAGFVQALYNSVLDRAPDEEGSAYWLGRLETGATRAQVAHGFVFSGDRLALVIEDAYDRVLGRTADSGGRTYWAGRLRRGDGILGIDRALLASGEAWGAGCSTLDRTRCLLPFPNDELTLPDPSTDTGRRVVLKPPWVPGTANGTPFDPTEWNRQDGFSPGSALLLHSGGIDPEQSGLPGLDDIGASLAEDAPIVIVDTVTGEEWPYWAELDANATDDAERALIIRPARNFLDGHTYAVGIGQMRDAAGEAIEAPAGFRTFRDDLPSGDRRVEDERVRVEHAIDQVAAAGLDRSTLHLAWTFTVASTRNLAERAVHMRDEVLGGPAGMAAADFAVTSQSDQGDWTRVEGTYQVPLYLTGTGQPGSRLRLGPDNLPEAQGTMTAPFTCVVPDSARTIPARGGLYGHGLLGRGTQAASSGPRDLAREHNMVFCGTDYIGMAEDDLDPSLNIVQIIGNLSRFSEVADRNQQGLLNFMVLGRLMTLPGGLVTDPAFQGVGGAPAIAGDDLTYYGISQGGIMGGALVALSTDITRGVLGVPAINYSTLLERSVDFDPFFSVMAGSYPSALDRIMMVSVIQMLWDRGEGNGYANHVTEDPLPGSPENEVLMHIAVGDHQVATAAADVQARTYGAATNDPPLVEDRSSDVEPLWGIERIETWPHAGSATIYWDSGAPWPPLENVPPRDGEDPHGDPRSDPDAREQISEFLRPGGVVVDVCDGGPCLVG, encoded by the coding sequence ATGCCCGTCAGCCCTGCCGGACCGCGCCCGCACGAGCGAGCGCCACGGGCGCGGTCGCGCCGCTGGGCCCTGGGTGCGGTCGTCGGCTCGCTCGTCCTCGCCCTGCTGCCGGCGGCGGCCACGCCGGTCGCCGCCGTGCCCGCCCCCCTCGACCGGGGGGCGGCGGCGCCGGGGTTCGGCGCGCCGGGCATCCCCGTCCGACCGGCGTCGGAGCGGTACGTCCGCGAGGCCTACTCCGCCATCCTCCACCGCGAGGCCGAGGAGGGTGGGCTCCAGTACTGGGGCGAACGGCTCGACGGCAGCACCACCCGGGCCACCTTCGCCCGCCAGCTCGTCTTGTCGTCCGAGTCGGTGCGGGGCCACGTGGCCACCATCTACGAGGTCTTCGGCCGGCCGGCCACCACCGAGGAGCGCGACGCCTCGGTGGCCCGGGTGCGGGCGACCTCCGTCGAGCGCGAGCTGGTCCGCCTCCTCGCCACCGACGAGTTCTACGAGCGGGAGGGCGGGGCCAGCCCGGCCGGGTTCGTGCAGGCCCTCTACAACAGCGTCCTCGACCGGGCGCCCGACGAGGAGGGCAGCGCCTACTGGCTGGGCCGCCTCGAGACCGGCGCGACCCGCGCCCAGGTCGCCCACGGCTTCGTGTTCTCGGGGGACCGCCTGGCCCTCGTCATCGAGGACGCCTACGACCGGGTGCTCGGCCGCACCGCCGACAGCGGCGGTCGCACCTACTGGGCCGGGCGCCTGCGCCGCGGCGACGGCATCCTCGGCATCGACCGCGCCCTGCTGGCCAGCGGCGAGGCGTGGGGCGCCGGGTGCAGCACCCTCGACCGCACCCGCTGCCTCCTGCCCTTCCCCAACGACGAGCTGACCCTGCCGGACCCGTCGACCGACACCGGGCGCCGGGTGGTCCTCAAGCCGCCGTGGGTCCCGGGCACGGCGAACGGCACCCCGTTCGACCCGACGGAGTGGAACCGCCAGGACGGCTTCAGCCCCGGCTCCGCCCTCCTCCTGCACAGCGGCGGGATCGACCCCGAGCAGTCCGGCCTGCCCGGGCTCGACGACATCGGGGCGTCGCTCGCCGAGGACGCCCCCATCGTCATCGTCGACACCGTGACGGGCGAGGAGTGGCCGTACTGGGCCGAGCTCGACGCCAACGCGACCGACGACGCCGAGCGGGCCCTGATCATCCGGCCGGCGCGGAACTTCCTCGACGGCCACACCTACGCCGTGGGCATCGGCCAGATGCGGGACGCGGCGGGCGAGGCCATCGAGGCCCCGGCCGGGTTCCGCACCTTCCGCGACGACCTCCCGTCCGGGGACCGTCGGGTCGAGGACGAGCGGGTGCGGGTCGAGCACGCCATCGACCAGGTCGCGGCGGCCGGGCTCGACCGGTCGACGCTCCACCTGGCCTGGACCTTCACCGTGGCCAGCACCCGCAACCTGGCCGAGCGGGCCGTGCACATGCGCGACGAGGTGCTCGGCGGGCCGGCCGGGATGGCGGCCGCCGACTTCGCCGTCACGAGCCAGAGCGACCAGGGGGACTGGACCCGGGTCGAGGGGACCTACCAGGTGCCGCTGTACCTCACGGGCACGGGCCAGCCCGGCTCCCGCCTGCGCCTCGGCCCCGACAACCTGCCCGAGGCCCAGGGCACCATGACCGCCCCCTTCACCTGCGTCGTGCCCGACTCGGCTCGCACCATCCCGGCGCGGGGCGGGCTGTACGGCCACGGCCTGCTGGGCCGGGGGACGCAGGCCGCCAGCAGCGGGCCGCGCGACCTGGCCCGCGAGCACAACATGGTCTTCTGCGGCACCGACTACATCGGCATGGCCGAGGACGACCTCGACCCGTCGCTCAACATCGTCCAGATCATCGGGAACCTGTCGCGGTTCTCCGAGGTGGCCGACCGGAACCAGCAGGGCCTGCTCAACTTCATGGTGCTGGGCCGGCTCATGACCCTGCCCGGCGGCCTGGTCACGGACCCGGCGTTCCAGGGCGTCGGCGGGGCTCCGGCCATCGCCGGCGACGACCTCACCTACTACGGCATCAGCCAGGGCGGGATCATGGGCGGCGCCCTCGTCGCCCTCAGCACCGACATCACCCGCGGCGTGCTCGGCGTCCCGGCGATCAACTACTCGACGCTGCTCGAGCGCAGCGTCGACTTCGACCCCTTCTTCTCGGTGATGGCGGGCAGCTACCCGAGCGCCCTGGACCGCATCATGATGGTCTCGGTCATCCAGATGCTGTGGGACCGGGGCGAGGGCAACGGCTACGCCAACCACGTCACCGAGGACCCGCTGCCGGGCTCCCCCGAGAACGAGGTGCTGATGCACATCGCCGTCGGCGACCACCAGGTGGCGACCGCCGCGGCCGACGTGCAGGCGCGGACCTACGGCGCCGCCACGAACGATCCGCCGCTCGTCGAGGACCGCTCCTCCGACGTCGAGCCGCTGTGGGGGATCGAGCGGATCGAGACCTGGCCCCACGCCGGCTCGGCCACGATCTACTGGGACAGCGGGGCCCCGTGGCCGCCGCTGGAGAACGTCCCGCCCCGCGACGGTGAGGACCCCCACGGCGACCCCCGGTCGGACCCCGACGCCCGGGAGCAGATCTCGGAGTTCCTCCGCCCCGGCGGCGTCGTCGTCGACGTGTGCGACGGCGGCCCCTGCCTGGTGGGGTAG
- the deoC gene encoding deoxyribose-phosphate aldolase, whose translation MPEPLDRSAVARLIDHTLLAPTATSEEVAALCREGAELGVAAVCVSPSRLPLPVADLPPELAVAAVVGFPSGAHTPATKAREAADCVAAGATEIDMVIDLGAIAGGQWELAEAGVAAVHRALEGRALLKVILESAVLVTLGDDVLERACAISEAAGADFVKTSTGFHPAGGASTEAVARMRAAVGDRLGVKASGGIRDWATAVAMVEAGASRLGCSASRAILDGAPS comes from the coding sequence ATGCCCGAGCCGCTCGACCGTTCCGCCGTGGCGCGCCTGATCGACCACACCCTCCTCGCCCCCACGGCGACGAGCGAGGAGGTCGCCGCCCTCTGCCGGGAGGGCGCCGAGCTCGGCGTCGCGGCCGTGTGCGTGTCGCCCTCGCGCCTCCCCCTGCCCGTCGCCGACCTGCCGCCCGAGCTCGCCGTCGCGGCCGTCGTCGGCTTCCCGTCGGGGGCCCACACGCCGGCCACCAAGGCCCGGGAGGCGGCCGACTGCGTGGCGGCCGGGGCGACCGAGATCGACATGGTCATCGACCTGGGTGCCATCGCCGGCGGGCAGTGGGAGCTGGCCGAGGCCGGCGTGGCCGCCGTGCACCGGGCCCTCGAGGGGCGAGCCCTCCTCAAGGTGATCCTCGAGTCGGCGGTCCTGGTGACCCTGGGCGACGACGTGCTCGAGCGGGCGTGCGCCATCTCGGAGGCGGCCGGGGCCGACTTCGTGAAGACCTCCACGGGCTTCCACCCCGCCGGTGGGGCGTCGACCGAGGCGGTGGCCCGGATGCGCGCGGCGGTGGGGGACCGGCTCGGGGTGAAGGCGTCGGGCGGCATCCGGGACTGGGCCACCGCGGTGGCGATGGTCGAGGCCGGGGCCAGCCGCCTGGGGTGCTCGGCGAGCCGGGCGATCCTCGACGGCGCCCCCTCGTGA
- a CDS encoding adenosine kinase, translated as MSETSTYDVVGIGNALVDVLSHEDDAFLEGHDLTKGSMTLIEDDRVRELYEAMGQRTEMSGGSAANTLVGLASFGGRAAYIGRVHDDDLGTVFAHDLAGLEVHFDSPRATDGPATGRCLIVVTPDAQRTMNTYLGASSLLGPEHVDLDVVRASKVTFLEGYLFDRDAAKEAYRVATEAAHAAGRDVALSLSDGFCVDRHRDDFLALIDGGVDILFANTDEITRLYEVDDFDDAVAKVRGRCKVACLTKGRHGSVVIAGDETHVIAPHEVPKRVDTTGAGDLYAAGFLYGYTQGMSLDRCGSLGSMAAAAVIGHTGARPGLSLAQLVDLLDS; from the coding sequence GTGTCGGAGACCAGCACCTACGACGTCGTCGGGATCGGCAACGCCCTCGTCGACGTCCTGAGCCACGAGGACGACGCCTTCCTCGAGGGCCACGACCTGACCAAGGGGTCGATGACCCTCATCGAGGACGACCGCGTCCGCGAGCTGTACGAGGCGATGGGCCAGCGCACCGAGATGTCGGGGGGCTCGGCGGCCAACACCCTCGTCGGTCTGGCGAGCTTCGGTGGCCGGGCGGCCTACATCGGCCGGGTCCACGACGACGACCTGGGCACCGTCTTCGCCCACGACCTGGCCGGGCTCGAGGTCCACTTCGACTCGCCGCGGGCCACCGACGGCCCCGCCACCGGCCGGTGCCTCATCGTGGTCACGCCGGACGCCCAGCGCACGATGAACACGTACCTGGGCGCGTCGTCGCTGCTCGGCCCCGAGCACGTCGACCTCGACGTGGTGCGGGCCTCCAAGGTCACGTTCCTCGAGGGCTACCTGTTCGACCGCGACGCGGCGAAGGAGGCCTACCGGGTGGCCACCGAGGCGGCCCACGCCGCTGGTCGCGACGTGGCCCTCAGCCTGTCGGACGGGTTCTGCGTCGACCGGCACCGCGACGACTTCCTCGCCCTCATCGACGGCGGCGTCGACATCCTCTTCGCCAACACCGACGAGATCACCCGTCTCTACGAGGTCGACGACTTCGACGACGCCGTGGCCAAGGTGCGAGGCCGCTGCAAGGTCGCCTGCCTGACCAAGGGGCGCCACGGGTCGGTGGTGATCGCCGGCGACGAGACCCACGTCATCGCCCCGCACGAGGTCCCCAAGCGGGTCGACACGACGGGCGCGGGCGACCTCTACGCCGCCGGCTTCCTCTACGGCTACACCCAGGGCATGTCGCTCGACCGCTGCGGCTCGTTGGGCTCCATGGCGGCCGCCGCCGTCATCGGGCACACCGGAGCTCGGCCCGGCCTGTCGCTGGCCCAGCTGGTCGACCTCCTCGACTCCTAG
- a CDS encoding serine/threonine-protein kinase has translation MTAVDAPAVPGVTDLQVIGRGGFGVVYRGHQEELSRDVAVKVLLAPGADPKAVERWRREITAMGRLSNHPNIVAVYSAGVTDDGHPYLLMPYLAGGSLHDRIVRSGPLSSDEAIRIGARLAGGLAAAHAAGVLHRDLKPANVLMSEYDEPQLSDFGIARLVDSATTTTGSVTATIGYAAPEILSGEQATEASDVYGLAATLHAALSGAAPFAGTDGEPMMARVGRVLTQPPPDLRAHGVAPDLAAVLEAGLAKRPGDRPPTADALREALEGLDGTGGDRPEATTVAAAAVVPPPERTAVQAPVADAPPPRAIPSPVPAAAPVPPPPAPRPGPASDPRGGRGVLVAAGLVAVVLIAAAVAFALTRGDGDDGDVATDATTTTSAPAETAPPATEPETTTTAAEEEETTASTTTTTTPTTTQATTPPSPEVTDEDLEDAVTRYYDLVAAGDLDAAWDLLTPRYQAETSREAYDDFWGEQIESVQVQGRPRGDADAGTVALTLRYETGDGSSTENVLVTFVQEGDALLIDDYQTGVG, from the coding sequence GTGACCGCCGTCGACGCGCCCGCAGTGCCGGGTGTCACCGACCTGCAGGTGATCGGGAGGGGCGGGTTCGGCGTGGTCTACCGGGGCCACCAGGAGGAGCTGAGCCGGGACGTCGCCGTCAAGGTCCTGCTCGCGCCGGGGGCCGACCCCAAGGCGGTCGAGCGCTGGCGGCGCGAGATCACGGCCATGGGCCGGCTGTCGAACCACCCCAACATCGTCGCCGTGTACTCAGCGGGCGTGACCGACGACGGCCACCCCTACCTGCTCATGCCCTACCTGGCGGGCGGATCGCTCCACGACCGCATCGTCCGATCCGGGCCGCTGAGCAGCGACGAGGCCATCCGCATCGGGGCCCGCCTGGCCGGGGGCCTCGCCGCCGCCCACGCCGCCGGCGTCCTCCACCGGGACCTCAAGCCGGCCAACGTGCTGATGTCGGAGTACGACGAGCCCCAGCTCAGCGACTTCGGGATCGCCCGGCTCGTCGACTCGGCCACCACCACGACCGGGTCGGTCACCGCCACGATCGGCTACGCCGCCCCCGAGATCCTCTCCGGTGAGCAGGCCACCGAGGCCAGCGACGTGTACGGCCTGGCCGCCACCCTCCACGCCGCCCTGAGCGGCGCCGCCCCCTTCGCCGGCACCGACGGGGAGCCCATGATGGCCCGCGTCGGTCGGGTCCTCACCCAGCCGCCGCCCGACCTGCGGGCGCACGGCGTGGCTCCCGACCTCGCCGCCGTCCTCGAGGCGGGGCTGGCCAAGCGGCCCGGCGACCGGCCCCCGACCGCCGACGCCCTGCGCGAGGCCCTCGAGGGCCTCGACGGCACCGGGGGCGACCGGCCCGAGGCGACCACCGTCGCCGCCGCCGCCGTGGTGCCGCCGCCGGAGCGCACCGCCGTCCAGGCCCCGGTCGCCGACGCCCCGCCCCCGCGGGCGATCCCGAGCCCCGTCCCCGCCGCGGCACCTGTCCCGCCGCCGCCCGCACCGCGGCCGGGCCCGGCGTCCGACCCACGCGGCGGACGGGGCGTGCTTGTCGCCGCCGGTCTGGTCGCGGTCGTGCTGATCGCCGCCGCCGTGGCCTTCGCCCTCACCCGCGGCGACGGCGACGACGGCGACGTGGCCACCGACGCCACCACCACCACGTCGGCCCCCGCCGAGACGGCCCCTCCCGCGACCGAGCCCGAGACCACGACGACGGCGGCGGAGGAGGAGGAGACCACCGCCAGCACCACCACCACGACCACCCCCACCACGACCCAGGCGACGACCCCGCCCTCGCCCGAGGTCACGGACGAGGACCTCGAGGACGCGGTGACCCGCTACTACGACCTCGTGGCCGCGGGCGACCTCGACGCCGCCTGGGACCTCCTGACGCCTCGCTACCAGGCCGAGACGAGCCGGGAGGCCTACGACGACTTCTGGGGCGAGCAGATCGAATCGGTCCAGGTCCAGGGCCGGCCCCGCGGCGACGCCGACGCCGGCACCGTGGCCCTCACGCTCCGGTACGAGACCGGCGACGGCAGCTCGACGGAGAACGTCCTGGTGACGTTCGTCCAGGAGGGCGACGCCCTGCTGATCGACGACTACCAGACCGGAGTCGGCTAG
- a CDS encoding lipid-transfer protein — MSTPDPVAVVGVGMHPWGKWGRNFVEYGRAAARAALADAGIEWTDVDFVAGADTMRNGYPGYVSGATFAQALGWNGTRVASCYAACASGSTALEAARTRILAGLSDIALVVGADTTPKGFLAPNAGDRPEDPDWLRFRLLGATNPTYFALYARRRMDMWGATDEDFARIKVKNARNGVANPNARYRKEVTVEEVLASPMVASPLRLLEICATSDGAAAVVLASEAAARRLGRDHVTVRAVSTVTPTYPNTIPDLPDIAADSAVAVPAPDAHFKASIAAAAYEEAGIGPQDLSVAEVYDLSTAMELDWYEDIGLCGPGEAEKLLRDGATEIGGRIPVNTSGGLASFGEAVPAQALAQVCELTWQLRGQAGDRQVDGARVGITANQGLFGHGSSVLLAR; from the coding sequence GTGAGCACGCCCGACCCCGTCGCCGTCGTCGGCGTCGGCATGCACCCGTGGGGCAAGTGGGGCCGCAACTTCGTCGAGTACGGCCGGGCCGCGGCCCGCGCCGCCCTCGCCGATGCCGGCATCGAGTGGACCGACGTCGACTTCGTTGCCGGTGCCGACACCATGCGCAACGGCTACCCCGGGTACGTCTCGGGGGCGACCTTCGCCCAGGCCCTCGGGTGGAACGGCACCCGGGTCGCCTCGTGCTACGCGGCGTGCGCCTCGGGGTCGACGGCGCTGGAGGCGGCCCGCACGCGGATCCTCGCCGGGCTGTCCGACATCGCCCTCGTCGTCGGGGCCGACACCACCCCGAAGGGGTTCCTGGCCCCCAACGCCGGCGACCGACCCGAGGACCCCGACTGGCTCCGGTTCCGCCTGCTCGGCGCCACCAACCCGACCTACTTCGCCCTCTACGCCCGCCGCCGGATGGACATGTGGGGCGCCACCGACGAGGACTTCGCCCGCATCAAGGTCAAGAACGCCCGCAACGGCGTGGCCAACCCCAACGCCCGGTACCGCAAGGAGGTCACCGTCGAGGAGGTCCTGGCCAGCCCCATGGTCGCCAGCCCGCTGCGCCTGCTCGAGATCTGCGCCACCTCCGACGGCGCCGCCGCCGTCGTGCTGGCGTCGGAGGCCGCCGCCCGCCGTCTCGGGCGCGACCACGTCACCGTGCGGGCCGTCTCGACGGTGACGCCGACCTACCCGAACACCATCCCCGACCTGCCCGACATCGCCGCCGACTCGGCCGTCGCCGTGCCCGCCCCCGACGCCCACTTCAAGGCCTCGATCGCCGCCGCCGCCTACGAGGAGGCGGGGATCGGCCCCCAGGACCTGTCGGTGGCCGAGGTGTACGACCTGTCGACGGCGATGGAGCTCGACTGGTACGAGGACATCGGGCTCTGCGGCCCCGGGGAGGCCGAGAAGCTCCTCCGTGACGGCGCCACCGAGATCGGCGGCCGCATCCCGGTCAACACCTCCGGCGGGCTGGCGTCGTTCGGCGAGGCCGTCCCGGCCCAGGCCCTGGCCCAGGTGTGCGAGCTGACGTGGCAGCTGCGGGGCCAGGCGGGCGACCGCCAGGTCGACGGCGCCCGGGTCGGCATCACCGCCAACCAAGGCCTGTTCGGGCACGGGTCGTCGGTGCTCCTGGCCCGCTAG
- a CDS encoding phospho-sugar mutase, producing the protein MTATDESTEALVARVKAWIDDDPEPGTAGHLRQLWYDVEDAEPDKAAAAEAELRELFRTHLEFGTAGLRGPVGAGPNRMNRAVVRRAAAGIAAWIRAAGTAEHGVVVARDARHRSDDFVADTIEVVAGAGIPVHVLPAPIPTPVLAYAVRHIGVAAGIMVTASHNPAPDNGYKVYDGEGRQIDATQAAAIAEAMAAAGPLARLPISGASNPIIQHHGLEMVDAYLDAIGRVVKPKEGRAPVQVAYTQLHGVGGPVVRRAAHQSGFITLHEVTEQAEADPDFPTVSFPNPEERGALDHLVRTAAFVGAEVAFANDPDADRLAMAVVDPKVGANRDAGAWTPLSGDQLGWLLADHLVRRGDLPEGGVFATTIVSSTLLREIALAAGRGYVETLTGFKWLSRAGTPEHPLILAYEEALGYCIGDTVRDKDGISALLLASEMISDLVEQGLTVWDRLDDLARRFGLHLTGQWSVRLEGGDGAERIAEAMARLRATPPTMIGSRAVAGVSDLAEGAPARGLPPADVVGLALPGARVVVRPSGTEPKLKCYVEVVEAVPPGTDVAGARARAREGLTEITAALPAVLGLD; encoded by the coding sequence ATGACGGCGACCGACGAGAGCACCGAGGCCCTCGTCGCGCGCGTCAAGGCCTGGATCGACGACGACCCCGAGCCCGGCACCGCGGGCCACCTCCGCCAGCTCTGGTACGACGTCGAGGACGCCGAGCCGGACAAGGCGGCCGCGGCCGAGGCCGAGCTGCGCGAGCTGTTCCGGACCCACCTGGAGTTCGGGACCGCCGGCCTGCGCGGTCCCGTCGGCGCCGGCCCGAACCGCATGAACCGGGCGGTGGTGCGCCGGGCGGCGGCGGGCATCGCCGCTTGGATCCGGGCCGCCGGGACCGCGGAGCACGGGGTCGTCGTGGCCCGCGACGCCCGCCACCGCTCCGACGACTTCGTCGCCGACACCATCGAGGTCGTCGCCGGGGCCGGCATCCCCGTCCACGTCCTGCCGGCGCCGATCCCGACACCGGTCCTGGCCTACGCCGTCCGTCACATCGGCGTCGCCGCCGGGATCATGGTGACGGCCAGCCACAACCCGGCGCCGGACAACGGCTACAAGGTCTACGACGGCGAGGGCCGGCAGATCGACGCCACCCAGGCCGCGGCCATCGCCGAGGCCATGGCCGCGGCCGGACCGCTGGCCCGGCTCCCGATCAGCGGGGCGAGCAACCCGATCATCCAGCACCACGGCCTCGAGATGGTCGACGCCTACCTCGACGCCATCGGTCGGGTCGTGAAGCCCAAGGAGGGGCGGGCCCCGGTCCAGGTCGCCTACACCCAGCTGCACGGCGTGGGCGGTCCCGTCGTGCGCCGCGCCGCCCACCAGTCCGGGTTCATCACCCTGCACGAGGTCACCGAGCAGGCGGAGGCCGACCCGGACTTCCCGACGGTGTCGTTCCCCAACCCCGAGGAGCGCGGCGCCCTCGACCACCTCGTGCGCACGGCCGCCTTCGTCGGGGCGGAGGTGGCCTTCGCCAACGACCCCGACGCCGACCGCCTGGCGATGGCCGTGGTCGACCCCAAGGTCGGCGCCAACCGCGACGCCGGCGCGTGGACCCCGCTCAGCGGCGACCAGCTGGGCTGGCTCCTCGCCGACCACCTCGTCCGGCGCGGCGACCTGCCCGAGGGGGGTGTCTTCGCCACCACGATCGTGTCGTCCACGCTGCTCCGCGAGATCGCCCTCGCCGCCGGCCGCGGGTACGTGGAGACCCTCACCGGGTTCAAGTGGCTGTCCCGGGCCGGGACCCCCGAGCACCCGCTGATCCTCGCCTACGAGGAGGCCCTCGGGTACTGCATCGGCGACACCGTGCGGGACAAGGACGGCATCAGCGCCCTCCTCCTGGCCAGCGAGATGATCAGCGACCTGGTCGAGCAGGGCCTGACGGTGTGGGACCGGCTCGACGACCTGGCCCGGCGCTTCGGCCTGCACCTCACCGGCCAGTGGTCGGTGCGCCTCGAGGGCGGCGACGGGGCCGAGCGCATCGCCGAGGCCATGGCCCGCCTGCGGGCCACCCCGCCGACGATGATCGGCAGCCGGGCGGTGGCCGGGGTCAGCGACCTGGCCGAGGGTGCCCCGGCCCGGGGGCTGCCCCCGGCCGACGTGGTCGGGCTGGCCCTCCCCGGAGCGCGCGTCGTGGTCCGGCCCAGCGGCACCGAGCCCAAGCTCAAGTGCTACGTCGAGGTGGTGGAGGCCGTGCCCCCCGGCACCGACGTGGCCGGCGCCCGCGCCCGGGCCCGCGAGGGCCTGACCGAGATCACCGCCGCCCTCCCCGCCGTCCTCGGGTTGGACTAG
- the upp gene encoding uracil phosphoribosyltransferase, with the protein MHTTVVDHPLAAQALGRLRDETTDRAAFRQAMDDLAGLLVVEATRSLPTVEVEVRTPLAPTTVVRVDPAPLTVPVLRAGLGLLPGVLRLLPDAPTGFIGVARDEVTLEPVPYMDSVPADLGGRAVLVLDPMLATGGSLAFACGLLQGRNPGRVTAVCVLAAPEGVRRIEASGLVDELVVASIDERLNDVAYIVPGLGDAGDRLFGTA; encoded by the coding sequence GTGCACACCACCGTCGTCGACCACCCCCTCGCGGCCCAGGCGCTGGGCCGGCTCCGCGACGAGACCACCGACCGGGCCGCGTTCCGCCAGGCCATGGACGACCTCGCCGGCCTCCTGGTCGTCGAGGCCACCCGGTCGCTGCCGACCGTCGAGGTCGAGGTCCGCACCCCGCTGGCCCCCACCACGGTCGTGCGCGTCGACCCGGCGCCGCTGACCGTCCCGGTGCTGCGGGCCGGGCTGGGCCTGCTCCCCGGCGTGCTCCGCCTCCTGCCCGACGCGCCCACCGGCTTCATCGGCGTGGCCCGCGACGAGGTCACCCTGGAGCCCGTCCCCTACATGGACTCGGTGCCGGCGGACCTCGGCGGTCGCGCCGTGCTGGTGCTGGACCCCATGCTCGCCACCGGCGGGTCGCTGGCGTTCGCGTGCGGCCTCCTCCAGGGTCGGAACCCGGGGCGGGTCACCGCGGTCTGCGTCCTGGCCGCCCCCGAGGGGGTGCGCCGGATCGAGGCCTCGGGCCTGGTCGACGAGCTGGTGGTGGCCTCGATCGACGAGCGCCTCAACGACGTCGCCTACATCGTCCCCGGCCTGGGCGACGCCGGCGATCGCCTCTTCGGCACGGCGTAG
- a CDS encoding Zn-ribbon domain-containing OB-fold protein, protein MPAPTPAPALGADGWFTTDPEPALVGHRCPACGTIAFPRPPLGCPNPACGGDELEPTPLSRRGTIWSYTDARYRPPPPYVVPGDEHVPFCIVAVELAAERLIVLGQVVAGVTVDELVLGQEVELVVDTLFTDDEVVHQVHKWSPVSPEVPS, encoded by the coding sequence ATGCCTGCCCCCACCCCTGCCCCGGCCCTCGGGGCCGACGGCTGGTTCACCACCGACCCCGAGCCGGCGCTGGTCGGCCACCGCTGCCCGGCGTGCGGCACGATCGCCTTCCCCCGGCCGCCGCTCGGGTGCCCGAACCCCGCCTGCGGCGGCGATGAGCTCGAGCCCACCCCGCTGTCGCGGCGGGGCACCATCTGGTCCTACACCGACGCCCGCTACCGGCCCCCGCCGCCCTACGTGGTGCCCGGGGACGAGCACGTCCCGTTCTGCATCGTCGCCGTCGAGCTGGCCGCCGAGCGGCTGATCGTCCTCGGGCAGGTCGTCGCCGGGGTGACCGTCGACGAGCTGGTCCTCGGCCAGGAGGTCGAGCTCGTCGTCGACACCCTCTTCACCGACGACGAGGTCGTGCACCAGGTCCACAAGTGGTCACCCGTCTCCCCGGAGGTCCCGTCGTGA